One region of Litorilinea aerophila genomic DNA includes:
- a CDS encoding ABC transporter substrate-binding protein, which produces MRAKVVGLVSLGWALLLAAGLLVGCGDLGNSSPANGASSATSPVVATNGANSSAAPPAPTVSATLSISRLRVTQLLSDTLVVAMSEDAISLDPARATGRTAALIHKATYQTLVTWSGSPSDPPTRLLAESWEVSPDGLTYTFQLDARATFASGNPVTGADVVFSFNRLRNGDGVPAALAANLAEVTTPDPATVVLTLAAPDPDFLFKLAAAPFSVLDRATILAQVGGTVDGQASQIAAWLNSHSAGSGPYQLERWTPGIGAVLVRNEAYWRDSPALSRVVIRHVPYAAAQALQLAAGDVDLALDLRADQVEPVRNNPDVSILTGVGQGTLLLAASTDPELAGPLADPAVVRAMRHGVDYAGIRQLVGTRSVPMVSILPVGHPDALGVDQAPIYDPELARNILLEAGYQEPISATLSYPDVTLAGVPFGAVARKVQSDLNTAGFRLSLSPQPVPAAFSAWYSGQVTLGLWYWRPAYGAPSAYLAFLPGGTMARALHWTDETADETILTIRDGLLQSTEGAARREAWASAQRYLLEQGPYVPLVQPGVQIGLNSQVQGIRYHPQWWVDVAAAAKPGPQ; this is translated from the coding sequence ATGCGTGCGAAAGTCGTCGGGCTGGTGAGTTTGGGGTGGGCACTCCTGTTGGCGGCAGGACTCCTGGTCGGTTGTGGCGACTTGGGCAATTCCTCACCCGCCAACGGCGCTTCCTCGGCCACATCGCCCGTGGTGGCGACGAATGGCGCCAATTCAAGCGCGGCCCCACCCGCCCCAACTGTCTCCGCCACGCTGTCCATCTCTCGCCTGCGGGTCACCCAACTACTCAGCGACACCCTGGTGGTGGCCATGAGCGAAGATGCCATCTCCCTGGATCCGGCCCGGGCCACCGGGCGCACAGCCGCCCTGATTCACAAGGCCACCTACCAGACCCTGGTCACGTGGTCCGGCAGTCCATCCGACCCGCCTACGCGCCTCCTGGCCGAATCCTGGGAAGTCTCCCCGGACGGCTTGACATACACCTTCCAGCTGGATGCCCGGGCCACCTTCGCCAGTGGCAATCCCGTCACGGGGGCGGATGTGGTCTTCTCCTTCAACCGCCTGCGGAATGGGGATGGAGTTCCCGCGGCCCTGGCGGCCAACCTGGCCGAGGTGACGACGCCAGACCCGGCCACCGTGGTGTTGACCCTGGCGGCACCTGATCCGGACTTCCTCTTTAAACTGGCCGCCGCCCCATTCAGCGTTTTGGATCGGGCCACCATCCTCGCCCAGGTGGGGGGCACGGTGGATGGCCAGGCCAGTCAGATTGCCGCCTGGCTGAACAGCCATTCCGCCGGCAGTGGTCCATACCAGCTGGAGCGGTGGACCCCCGGCATCGGCGCGGTGTTGGTGCGCAATGAGGCCTACTGGAGAGACTCTCCGGCCCTGTCCCGCGTCGTCATCCGGCATGTGCCCTATGCCGCGGCCCAGGCCCTCCAGCTGGCTGCCGGGGATGTGGATCTGGCCCTGGATCTGCGGGCGGATCAGGTGGAGCCCGTGCGCAACAACCCGGACGTCTCCATCCTCACCGGCGTGGGGCAGGGGACGCTCTTGCTGGCTGCCAGCACGGATCCAGAACTGGCCGGTCCCCTGGCAGATCCGGCGGTGGTCCGGGCCATGCGCCACGGCGTGGACTACGCCGGCATCCGGCAGCTGGTGGGGACGCGCTCCGTGCCCATGGTCTCCATCCTGCCCGTGGGCCATCCGGACGCCCTGGGGGTGGACCAGGCCCCCATCTACGATCCAGAGCTGGCCCGCAACATCCTGCTGGAGGCGGGCTACCAGGAGCCCATCAGCGCCACCCTGAGCTACCCCGACGTGACCCTGGCCGGCGTCCCTTTTGGAGCGGTGGCCCGCAAGGTGCAGAGCGATCTTAACACGGCGGGCTTTCGGCTGAGCCTTTCGCCCCAGCCGGTGCCGGCTGCCTTTTCGGCCTGGTACAGCGGCCAGGTCACTCTGGGGCTCTGGTACTGGCGGCCGGCCTACGGCGCCCCTTCGGCCTACCTGGCCTTCCTGCCCGGCGGCACCATGGCCCGCGCCCTGCACTGGACCGACGAGACGGCCGACGAAACCATTCTGACGATTCGAGATGGGCTCCTCCAGAGTACCGAGGGGGCAGCGCGACGGGAGGCATGGGCGTCGGCCCAGCGGTATCTGCTGGAGCAGGGGCCCTACGTGCCGCTGGTTCAGCCCGGCGTGCAGATCGGGCTCAACAGCCAGGTGCAGGGGATCCGCTATCACCCCCAGTGGTGGGTGGATGTGGCCGCGGCGGCCAAGCCCGGGCCCCAGTGA
- a CDS encoding sugar phosphate isomerase/epimerase family protein: MTARLSVSTWSLHRTLGRPTPYGPGDAGPRPILSDGRSLALLELPARLAEFGIHTLEICHFHLPSLEPAYLDRLRQALEAAEIELFSLLIDAGDLSDPICQEQHMAWMAGWIDVASRLGARCARVSAGKAAPSPETLELSRQALQRLALYARSRQIRLMTENWHALLSTPTAVLHLLEALDGELGLCLDFGNWRGDHKYADLAAIAPRAESCHAKCHFSGPGEMDREDFVRCLDITRAAGFQGPYTLIYDGPDDDEWAGLEQERAVVAPYLTA; encoded by the coding sequence ATGACCGCGCGTCTTTCGGTTTCCACCTGGAGCCTGCATCGGACATTGGGCCGGCCTACGCCCTACGGCCCGGGCGATGCAGGGCCCCGGCCCATTTTGTCCGATGGCCGTTCCCTGGCCCTGTTGGAATTGCCAGCTCGCCTGGCGGAATTCGGCATCCACACCCTGGAGATCTGCCACTTTCATCTGCCCAGCCTGGAGCCGGCCTATCTGGACCGGCTGCGTCAGGCGCTGGAAGCCGCTGAGATTGAGCTCTTCTCCCTGCTCATCGACGCCGGCGACCTGAGCGATCCCATCTGCCAGGAGCAACACATGGCCTGGATGGCCGGCTGGATCGATGTGGCGAGTCGGCTGGGGGCCCGCTGTGCCCGGGTGAGCGCTGGCAAGGCCGCCCCCAGCCCCGAAACCCTGGAGTTGAGCCGGCAGGCGTTGCAGCGGCTGGCCCTCTATGCCCGCTCTCGCCAGATCCGCCTCATGACCGAGAATTGGCATGCCCTGCTCTCCACCCCGACCGCCGTGCTCCATCTGTTGGAAGCCCTGGATGGGGAGCTCGGGCTCTGTCTGGATTTTGGCAACTGGCGCGGCGACCACAAGTACGCCGATCTGGCGGCCATTGCGCCCCGGGCAGAATCCTGTCACGCCAAATGCCACTTTTCCGGACCCGGGGAAATGGACCGGGAAGATTTCGTGCGCTGCCTGGACATCACCCGGGCCGCGGGTTTCCAGGGGCCATACACCCTCATCTACGATGGGCCGGACGATGACGAATGGGCCGGGCTGGAACAGGAGCGCGCTGTCGTCGCGCCGTATCTCACGGCCTGA
- a CDS encoding chloride channel protein, with the protein MVQDKRVQASAVATPRPDRNQIERIRFAISTLLERWRVPEDVIVSSTAVLVGAGTGLGAVLFIWLLGQIGQLARWTRGQVGDVVGILGFMAVAGAIVGFMIDRWAREAKGHGVPEVMEAIAMRGGRIRPPVAIVKVLASSLTIGAGGSAGREGPIVQVGAALGSTVGQLLRFSDDRVRTLVACGSAAGIAATFNAPIAGTIFAMEVILGSFTVHYFGAVVISAVSAGIISRHFLGDRPAFLVPAYPMNHVLELPIYVLLGILAALVAVAFIRLLYRTEAFFDRWQAPLPVKTSVGLALTGLTALLLPGRQVLGPGLELIGETIAENFNMSLGLLAALLVLKLLATCWTLGSGNSGGVFAPSLFMGAILGGMVGNTANSLWPQVAANPGAYAIVGMAAVFAAAARAPITAVLIVFEMSGDYKLIFPLMMTTVLATLLAEHLFSESIYTLKLKLRGISLQRGRDVDILQNVTVGEVMSQEVNTVPKDMTLTELSDMFSRTRNHGYPVLDENGKLWGIVTITDLEQAIADNRPRRTTVAEIGVPRAQLLVATPDESIGEALARMGTRGLGRLPVVDPRDPDRLVGLIRRSDIIRAYNLALARRAELQHRAKRMQLRNIDGTEFVDITLDADSPVVGKTVQEVAASLPRECILVSIRRQGKMLIPHGHNVFQPGDRITAFTRSSDAEALRQCLQKKAPSAQPVP; encoded by the coding sequence ATGGTACAGGACAAACGAGTTCAGGCTTCCGCCGTGGCCACCCCACGGCCGGACCGGAATCAAATCGAACGGATCCGATTCGCCATCAGCACGCTGCTGGAACGCTGGCGCGTGCCCGAGGATGTCATCGTCAGCAGCACGGCGGTGCTGGTCGGGGCCGGCACCGGCCTGGGCGCGGTGCTCTTCATCTGGCTCCTGGGTCAGATCGGCCAGCTAGCCCGCTGGACCCGGGGGCAGGTGGGCGATGTGGTGGGGATCCTGGGCTTCATGGCCGTGGCCGGCGCCATCGTGGGCTTCATGATCGACCGCTGGGCCCGAGAAGCCAAGGGGCACGGCGTGCCGGAAGTGATGGAAGCCATCGCCATGCGGGGTGGACGTATCCGCCCTCCAGTCGCGATTGTGAAGGTGCTGGCTTCGTCCCTGACCATCGGTGCAGGCGGTTCCGCCGGCCGGGAGGGCCCCATCGTGCAGGTGGGCGCGGCCCTGGGCTCCACGGTGGGCCAGCTCCTGCGCTTCTCCGACGACCGGGTCCGTACCCTGGTGGCCTGTGGCTCCGCGGCGGGCATCGCGGCCACCTTCAACGCGCCCATCGCCGGCACCATCTTTGCCATGGAAGTCATCCTGGGCAGCTTCACCGTTCACTACTTCGGCGCGGTGGTGATCAGCGCCGTGTCCGCCGGCATCATCAGCCGACACTTCCTGGGCGACCGGCCGGCCTTCCTGGTCCCCGCCTACCCCATGAACCACGTCCTGGAACTGCCCATCTACGTCCTGTTGGGCATCCTGGCGGCCCTGGTGGCGGTGGCCTTCATCCGCCTGCTGTATCGGACCGAGGCGTTCTTCGACCGATGGCAGGCCCCCTTGCCGGTGAAGACTTCGGTGGGGCTGGCGCTCACCGGGCTGACCGCGCTGCTCTTGCCGGGCCGCCAGGTTCTGGGCCCTGGCCTGGAGCTCATCGGGGAGACCATCGCCGAGAACTTTAACATGAGCCTGGGGCTGCTGGCGGCCCTGCTGGTGCTCAAGCTCCTGGCCACTTGCTGGACCCTGGGCTCGGGCAACTCCGGCGGCGTCTTCGCGCCCAGCCTCTTCATGGGGGCCATCCTGGGCGGCATGGTGGGCAACACGGCCAACAGCCTCTGGCCCCAGGTGGCAGCCAACCCCGGCGCCTACGCCATCGTGGGCATGGCGGCCGTTTTCGCGGCCGCGGCCCGGGCGCCCATCACGGCCGTCCTCATCGTCTTTGAAATGTCGGGGGACTACAAACTCATCTTCCCCCTGATGATGACCACCGTGCTGGCCACCCTCCTGGCCGAGCACCTCTTCAGCGAGTCCATCTACACCCTCAAGCTGAAGCTGCGGGGAATCAGCCTGCAGCGGGGACGCGATGTAGACATCCTCCAGAACGTGACGGTGGGCGAGGTGATGAGCCAGGAGGTGAACACCGTGCCCAAGGACATGACCCTGACCGAGCTGTCGGACATGTTCAGCCGCACCCGCAACCATGGCTACCCGGTATTGGACGAGAACGGGAAGCTGTGGGGCATCGTCACCATCACCGACCTGGAGCAGGCCATTGCCGACAACCGTCCCCGCCGCACCACCGTGGCCGAGATCGGCGTACCCCGGGCCCAGTTGTTGGTGGCCACGCCGGACGAGAGCATCGGCGAAGCCCTGGCCCGCATGGGCACCCGGGGCCTGGGCCGCCTGCCCGTGGTGGATCCCCGCGATCCGGACCGGCTGGTGGGGCTGATCCGCCGGTCGGACATCATCCGGGCCTACAACCTGGCCCTGGCCCGCCGGGCCGAGCTCCAGCATCGGGCCAAACGGATGCAGCTGCGCAACATCGACGGCACCGAGTTCGTGGACATCACCCTGGACGCCGACAGCCCGGTGGTGGGCAAGACGGTCCAGGAGGTGGCGGCCAGCCTGCCCCGGGAGTGCATCCTGGTCTCCATCCGCCGCCAGGGAAAGATGCTCATCCCCCACGGCCACAACGTCTTCCAGCCCGGAGACCGCATCACCGCCTTCACCCGCAGCAGCGACGCGGAGGCCCTGCGCCAGTGCCTGCAGAAGAAGGCACCATCCGCCCAGCCGGTCCCCTAG
- a CDS encoding dihydrodipicolinate synthase family protein: MPQLTGIIPPMVTPFRPDEAVDEEALRADVNYLVEQAHVHGLVVGGSTGEGHTLSTDELRTVVGTAVEAAAGRVPVIAGVIVDSTRQAVERARALADLGAVALQVTPVHYLFPPDDDGMLRHFSAIADASGLPVLIYNVVPWSYCSPALLTRIITEVDGVIGVKQSAGDMKLLADLLLLLDGRGLVHSAVDALLYPSFMLGADGAIAALLTAAPTLCVQLWDAVRQGDHATALDLHRRLLTVWNALEGPNLPANVKTAMALQGRDGGAVRAPMAASSPSQTEAIRRALTAAGLIG; the protein is encoded by the coding sequence ATGCCACAACTGACCGGTATCATTCCGCCCATGGTGACGCCGTTTCGGCCCGATGAAGCGGTGGACGAGGAGGCCCTCCGGGCGGACGTCAACTATCTGGTGGAGCAGGCCCATGTCCACGGCCTGGTGGTGGGCGGCAGCACCGGCGAGGGCCATACCCTCTCCACGGACGAACTGCGGACGGTTGTCGGGACGGCTGTGGAGGCCGCGGCAGGACGAGTGCCGGTTATCGCCGGCGTCATCGTGGACAGCACCCGCCAGGCGGTGGAACGGGCCCGGGCCCTGGCTGACCTGGGCGCGGTCGCCCTCCAGGTGACCCCGGTGCACTACCTCTTCCCACCCGACGACGACGGCATGTTGCGCCACTTCAGCGCCATTGCCGACGCCAGCGGCCTGCCCGTCCTCATCTACAATGTGGTCCCGTGGTCCTACTGCTCCCCCGCCCTGCTGACCCGGATCATCACCGAGGTGGATGGCGTCATCGGCGTGAAGCAGAGCGCGGGGGATATGAAGCTGCTGGCCGACCTCCTCCTCTTGCTGGATGGGCGGGGGCTGGTCCACTCGGCCGTGGATGCCCTGCTCTACCCCTCGTTCATGCTGGGGGCGGACGGCGCCATCGCCGCGCTGCTCACCGCGGCACCCACCCTGTGCGTGCAGCTCTGGGATGCAGTGCGCCAGGGGGACCATGCCACCGCTCTGGATCTGCACCGCAGGCTGCTGACCGTGTGGAATGCCCTGGAAGGCCCCAACCTGCCGGCCAACGTCAAGACAGCCATGGCGCTCCAGGGGCGGGACGGCGGCGCGGTGCGGGCGCCCATGGCGGCCAGCTCCCCGTCCCAGACGGAGGCGATCCGCCGTGCCCTGACAGCCGCCGGGCTGATCGGCTGA
- a CDS encoding MFS transporter has protein sequence MNAYVALLRHNTNYRFLWLARVISNLGDWFNLLASAALITALSDAGTAISYLFLARFLPVFFMSPVAGVLADRYDRRLLMILADLLRAVTVLGFLFIRSPDQLWLLYLLTTVQFVLSSLYTPAHSALLPNIVAPDELVTANALDSFTWSSMLAIGSLLGGLAAAFLGVQAAFVLDALTFLLSAWFVARMTRMPVSREVEAGRAGYRDFWDGLGYLRVRPFILGLSLVKAAGALVWGAINVLELPLAHELFPLAGDGALTLGLIYAVTGIGTGVGPLVLRAWLGDSQRAGLWAISMSFGLLTLGVLGIGLAPSLGWVLGATLLRALGSGALWVFSSALLQYLVEDRFRGRVFAFEFAVLTLTQSISTLWAGYAQDRLGLSVQAVFQVMAGLAALLGGGWLLFQWRRAPQTSGRSA, from the coding sequence ATGAACGCCTACGTCGCCCTCTTGCGCCACAACACCAACTATCGCTTTCTCTGGCTGGCCCGGGTGATTAGCAACCTGGGCGATTGGTTCAATCTGCTGGCCTCGGCCGCCCTGATTACGGCCCTCAGCGATGCAGGAACCGCCATCAGCTACCTGTTCCTGGCCCGTTTCCTGCCCGTCTTTTTCATGAGCCCGGTGGCCGGTGTGTTGGCCGACCGCTACGATCGACGCCTGTTGATGATCCTGGCGGATCTGCTGCGGGCCGTCACCGTCCTGGGCTTCCTGTTCATCCGCAGCCCGGACCAGCTCTGGCTGCTCTACCTGTTGACCACGGTGCAGTTTGTGCTCAGCTCCCTCTACACGCCGGCCCATTCGGCCCTGTTGCCCAACATCGTGGCGCCGGACGAGCTGGTCACCGCCAACGCGCTGGACAGCTTCACCTGGAGCAGTATGCTGGCCATTGGTTCCCTGTTGGGTGGGCTGGCGGCCGCCTTTTTGGGCGTACAGGCCGCCTTCGTTTTGGACGCCCTGACCTTCCTGCTGTCGGCCTGGTTCGTGGCCAGGATGACGCGGATGCCTGTCTCCCGGGAGGTTGAAGCAGGCCGGGCTGGCTACCGGGATTTCTGGGATGGCCTGGGCTATCTGCGGGTACGGCCGTTCATCCTGGGGCTGAGCCTGGTCAAGGCGGCTGGCGCCCTGGTCTGGGGGGCGATCAATGTGTTGGAGCTGCCCCTGGCCCACGAGCTCTTTCCCCTGGCAGGGGATGGCGCGCTGACCCTGGGGCTCATCTACGCGGTGACAGGGATTGGCACAGGTGTGGGGCCCCTGGTGCTCCGGGCCTGGCTGGGCGATAGCCAACGGGCGGGGCTGTGGGCCATCAGCATGAGCTTCGGCCTGCTGACCCTGGGCGTCCTGGGCATTGGCCTGGCGCCTTCCCTGGGCTGGGTGCTGGGGGCTACCTTGCTGCGGGCTTTGGGCAGCGGAGCCTTGTGGGTCTTTTCCAGCGCCCTGTTACAATATCTGGTGGAAGATCGCTTCCGGGGGCGTGTCTTCGCCTTTGAATTCGCCGTCCTGACCCTGACCCAGTCCATCTCGACCCTGTGGGCCGGTTATGCCCAGGATCGCCTGGGGCTGTCGGTGCAGGCCGTCTTCCAGGTGATGGCCGGGTTGGCTGCGTTGCTGGGAGGTGGCTGGTTGCTCTTCCAGTGGCGGCGCGCCCCTCAGACCTCGGGCAGAAGCGCTTAG
- a CDS encoding c-type cytochrome encodes MESLLRTPKIALLIILALLSLAVASCTPNANAEIISPDLGEKLAAAEAGSEVVIQPTPEPKRLADLSPEEITAGLPPAIADALANADPSHGADLALQYGCVGCHSLDPAQQMTGPTWHNIGDTATERVPGMSPALYLYESIVDPNSFVVPGYPANIMPQNFGDTLSEQEIADLIAYMLEQHGQP; translated from the coding sequence ATGGAGTCTCTGCTGCGCACGCCCAAGATCGCGCTTTTGATCATCCTCGCCCTCTTGAGCCTGGCCGTTGCCAGCTGCACGCCGAATGCCAACGCCGAAATCATTTCGCCTGATCTGGGCGAGAAACTGGCCGCAGCGGAGGCAGGCTCAGAAGTGGTCATTCAGCCCACGCCGGAGCCCAAACGCCTGGCCGACCTTTCGCCAGAAGAGATTACCGCGGGGCTGCCGCCGGCCATTGCCGACGCCCTGGCCAACGCCGACCCCAGCCACGGCGCGGACCTGGCCCTGCAGTACGGCTGTGTGGGTTGCCATTCTCTGGATCCGGCCCAGCAGATGACCGGTCCGACCTGGCACAACATCGGCGATACGGCCACCGAGCGGGTGCCCGGCATGAGCCCGGCCCTCTATCTCTACGAGAGCATCGTGGACCCCAATTCCTTTGTGGTGCCGGGCTACCCTGCCAACATCATGCCCCAAAATTTTGGGGATACCCTGAGTGAGCAGGAGATCGCCGACCTGATCGCCTACATGTTGGAACAGCACGGCCAGCCCTGA
- a CDS encoding NUDIX hydrolase, whose product MTSTTGTERPRPYCYEFPRPAVTVDIILFTFKDNQLQVLLIQRNHPPFEHMWALPGGFVEMDEDLEAAALRELREETNITDVYLEQLYTFGQPDRDPRTRVITVAYFALLSADQAARLQVRGQSDAREARWWSVYNLPPLAFDHRRIIEYAVQRLRWKLEWTALGFLLLPEEFTLSELQKVYETVLNEPLDKRNFRRKMLAADVLEETGNLREGDHRPAKLYRFTAKAIELEQARRRFP is encoded by the coding sequence GTGACATCGACGACTGGTACGGAACGTCCCCGGCCCTACTGTTACGAATTTCCCCGTCCTGCCGTCACGGTGGACATCATTCTGTTCACCTTCAAAGACAACCAGCTCCAGGTCCTGTTGATCCAGCGCAACCATCCTCCGTTCGAGCACATGTGGGCCCTGCCCGGCGGCTTTGTGGAGATGGATGAAGACCTGGAGGCGGCCGCCCTCCGGGAGCTGCGGGAAGAGACCAACATCACCGACGTCTACCTGGAGCAGCTCTACACCTTCGGCCAGCCGGACCGGGATCCCCGCACCCGGGTCATCACCGTGGCCTATTTCGCCCTCCTCAGCGCCGACCAGGCTGCCCGCCTCCAGGTGCGGGGTCAGTCGGACGCGCGGGAGGCCCGCTGGTGGAGCGTCTACAACCTGCCCCCCCTGGCCTTCGACCATCGGCGCATCATCGAGTATGCCGTGCAGCGGCTGCGCTGGAAACTGGAATGGACCGCGCTGGGCTTTCTCCTGCTCCCGGAGGAGTTCACCCTGTCCGAGCTGCAGAAGGTCTACGAGACCGTGTTGAACGAACCCCTGGACAAACGCAACTTCCGGCGCAAGATGCTGGCGGCTGACGTGCTGGAGGAGACAGGCAACCTGCGGGAAGGGGATCATCGGCCGGCCAAGCTCTACCGCTTTACGGCCAAAGCCATCGAACTGGAACAGGCCCGCCGGCGTTTCCCCTAG